A part of Onthophagus taurus isolate NC chromosome 7, IU_Otau_3.0, whole genome shotgun sequence genomic DNA contains:
- the LOC111425118 gene encoding uncharacterized protein codes for MFDYEGDEHDVESAEQIFKIEYFYYIVDCILQSLSRRFQQVVSYNSMFGFLYSVKELKSIEQGQLLEKCKGLEASLSFEGQKDICGNDLFTELKVLRGLLPAEVETAAGVLRFMNRIQNPYPNTFIAYRILLTIPVTIASAERSSSMSQESLTSLATLSIEADTTAKVNFGKKN; via the coding sequence atgtttgattacGAAGGAGATGAGCATGATGTAGAATCTGctgaacaaatttttaaaattgagtatttttattatattgtagATTGTATATTACAGTCCCTTTCAAGAAGATTTCAACAAGTTGTCAGTTACAACAGTATGTTTGGATTCTTGTACAgtgtaaaagaattaaaatcaattgaaCAAGGTCAATTGTTGGAAAAATGCAAAGGCCTAGAAGCCTCTTTAAGTTTTGAAGGGCAAAAGGATATCTGTGGAAATGATTTGTTCACAGAACTAAAAGTTCTTCGTGGCCTACTTCCCGCTGAAGTTGAAACAGCTGCTGGTGTGTTAAGATTTATGAATAGAATACAAAATCCATATCCCAACACATTCATTGCCTACAGAATTTTACTTACTATTCCAGTGACTATTGCTAGCGCAGAAAGAAGTTCATCAATGAGCCAAGAAAGCTTAACGTCTTTGGCAACATTATCGATAGAAGCAGACACCACGGCCAAAGTCAATTTTGGCAAGAAAAATTAA